In the genome of Coraliomargarita algicola, one region contains:
- the lpxK gene encoding tetraacyldisaccharide 4'-kinase, producing MPSLRRIRFKLARAADDFAQFTADVIYDRRHGRAAEIMGTFLHALSYLFSGIVQLRWYLYEHRILRNKPLGCMVVVVGNLTVGGTGKTPVVEKFARTLNERGRKVAILSRGYKSKKEPLPKKLWRKLTHGEEAPPKIVSDGKTVLLDSEVAGDEPFMLAKNLPGVVVLCDKNRVKAGSFAIRKFGCDTLILDDGFQYLPLKGRLNLLLVDKTNPFGNQHLLPRGILREPIKHLSRASYIFLTKSDGVRDEALLELIREHNPKAEIIECAHKPQYLQAVGSTEKLPLDALDGAKIGAFSGIASPESFESMLRKFGAEIRYNQRFLDHHRFTRYEIERLYRKAGMADLDMIVTTEKDAVRLFEDIPAPVPVYYLRLEIDILSGEEDFEGATERICRPRTQQPSITRAPWPESLNEA from the coding sequence ATGCCTTCACTTCGTAGAATCCGTTTTAAGCTCGCTCGGGCGGCGGATGACTTTGCCCAATTTACAGCCGATGTCATCTATGATCGTCGGCACGGGCGTGCGGCTGAGATCATGGGAACCTTTCTCCATGCGCTCTCTTATTTGTTCAGTGGGATCGTGCAATTACGCTGGTATCTCTACGAGCATCGCATCCTGCGTAACAAGCCGCTCGGCTGTATGGTCGTGGTTGTGGGGAATTTGACTGTGGGGGGCACGGGTAAGACGCCGGTGGTCGAGAAATTTGCCCGTACTTTAAATGAGCGGGGCCGCAAAGTCGCCATCTTGAGTCGGGGATATAAGAGTAAAAAGGAGCCATTGCCTAAAAAACTTTGGCGTAAGTTGACTCATGGTGAGGAAGCGCCGCCGAAGATCGTGAGCGACGGTAAGACCGTGTTACTCGATTCTGAGGTGGCAGGCGATGAGCCGTTTATGTTGGCTAAAAATTTGCCCGGGGTGGTGGTGCTCTGTGATAAGAACCGAGTCAAAGCCGGCTCGTTTGCGATCCGTAAATTTGGCTGCGATACCTTGATTCTCGACGATGGCTTTCAATATCTACCGCTCAAGGGGCGGTTGAACTTGCTGTTGGTGGATAAGACCAACCCTTTTGGTAATCAACACCTCTTGCCGCGTGGCATCTTGCGTGAGCCAATCAAGCATCTGTCCCGCGCCAGTTATATTTTTTTGACCAAGTCCGATGGTGTGCGCGATGAGGCCTTGCTAGAGCTGATTCGTGAGCATAATCCGAAAGCAGAAATTATCGAGTGCGCTCATAAGCCTCAATATCTGCAAGCTGTCGGCAGTACTGAAAAGCTGCCGCTGGATGCGCTGGATGGTGCAAAAATCGGGGCCTTTAGTGGGATCGCATCGCCGGAGAGTTTTGAGAGTATGCTCCGTAAGTTCGGGGCCGAGATCCGTTATAATCAACGTTTTCTCGATCACCACCGTTTTACGCGCTACGAGATCGAGCGCCTTTATCGTAAGGCGGGCATGGCGGATCTCGATATGATCGTCACGACTGAGAAAGACGCCGTGCGGCTGTTTGAAGACATCCCAGCGCCCGTGCCTGTGTATTATTTACGCCTCGAAATCGATATCCTCTCGGGAGAGGAGGACTTTGAGGGCGCCACCGAGCGAATTTGCCGTCCGCGCACCCAGCAGCCCTCGATTACCCGTGCCCCTTGGCCAGAATCCTTGAATGAGGCTTGA
- the topB gene encoding DNA topoisomerase III, with translation MKYLIIAEKPSVATDLSKALSKELGKFTKKGKSRDATYFESDQAAITSAVGHLVELKMPTGPNGKNLPWKFDVLPAIPEKFELQPIEQSAGRLKHVLGLAKKKEFDVIVNACDAGREGELIFQYIMDIGKIDKPVKRLWMQSMTTSAIQEAWAQLREGEQMSNLADAAKCRSESDWLVGLNSTRALTCFRSRHGGFNITAAGRVQTPTLAILAKREREIQAFNPEDYWEVHADFAVAQGNYPGKWIDLGWKKNPEQPHGRAERIWDKATATTIRERCAGKEGIVTEEKKPTKQIAPQLYDLTTLQREAPFTAKNTLGLAQALYERHKMLTYPRTDSRYLPEDYMSKVQETMRELAGSKHPVAEWAANAIEEGRINFNKRIFNNAKVSDHFAIIPTGRVVKLNEQESKLYDMVVKRFIAVFFPHAEFEVTKRLTTINHGTEKDTFLTNGKTLTKPGWLAVYGRVAGVATTKDELVAVNDGESAQTESIEVEDKTTNPPARYTESTLLAAMEGAGKLIDDDELREAMAERGLGTPATRAATIEGLLRQKYIARDGRDLNVTGKGLRLIELCEEMDIKALSSPSMTGDWEAKLNKMEKGEIKRDAFMQEINSFTADVVEKARSHMQTLVNRVFPDLECPCPACGAPRLKQTDATYECREQECDFRVSKHIAGRKLSEAEAIELFTTKALPEVDGFVSRFNKPFSAALKLAQSVSKTGKIGKWKTEFVFDGDEALTAEELKEEQVIKTLNLKDGKQVKLYATDKAYHLPELKTKDSPDGFRLGKVILQKELQPEEVEKLFTEGKTALLDGFISKRTKRAFKAHLTLDFETGKIGFEFAPRAAKKAAKKAVKKAAQ, from the coding sequence ATGAAATATTTAATCATCGCCGAGAAACCTTCCGTCGCGACCGACCTCTCCAAAGCTCTCAGCAAAGAACTAGGTAAATTTACCAAAAAGGGAAAATCACGCGATGCGACCTATTTCGAAAGCGATCAGGCAGCAATTACCTCAGCCGTGGGGCACCTCGTCGAACTAAAGATGCCGACGGGCCCCAATGGTAAAAACCTGCCTTGGAAATTTGACGTGCTGCCCGCCATCCCCGAAAAGTTCGAACTACAACCGATCGAGCAAAGCGCCGGCCGCCTGAAACATGTGCTCGGACTGGCCAAGAAAAAAGAATTCGATGTCATCGTCAACGCATGTGACGCCGGTCGCGAAGGTGAGCTCATCTTCCAATACATTATGGACATCGGCAAAATCGACAAGCCGGTCAAGCGCTTGTGGATGCAATCCATGACCACCAGTGCGATCCAGGAAGCCTGGGCGCAGCTACGCGAGGGCGAGCAAATGTCCAACCTGGCCGATGCCGCCAAATGCCGTTCCGAATCGGACTGGCTGGTCGGACTCAATTCAACCCGCGCCCTGACCTGCTTCCGCTCTCGCCACGGCGGCTTCAACATCACCGCGGCAGGCCGCGTGCAGACCCCGACACTCGCCATTCTCGCCAAGCGCGAGCGCGAGATCCAAGCCTTCAACCCCGAAGACTACTGGGAAGTACACGCCGATTTCGCCGTCGCTCAGGGCAACTACCCGGGCAAGTGGATCGATCTGGGCTGGAAAAAGAACCCGGAACAGCCACACGGCCGCGCTGAACGCATTTGGGACAAAGCCACTGCCACCACCATCCGCGAACGTTGCGCGGGCAAAGAAGGCATTGTGACCGAAGAGAAAAAGCCCACCAAGCAGATCGCGCCGCAACTCTATGATCTCACCACGTTGCAACGCGAAGCTCCCTTCACCGCGAAGAATACGCTGGGCCTGGCACAAGCACTCTACGAACGCCACAAAATGCTGACCTACCCCCGGACAGACTCACGCTATCTGCCGGAGGACTACATGAGCAAAGTGCAGGAAACCATGCGCGAGCTGGCCGGCTCCAAGCACCCAGTCGCCGAATGGGCGGCCAACGCAATCGAAGAAGGACGCATCAATTTCAATAAGCGCATCTTTAATAATGCCAAGGTCTCCGATCACTTTGCGATCATTCCGACTGGCCGCGTCGTCAAACTCAACGAACAAGAGTCCAAGCTCTACGACATGGTGGTCAAACGCTTCATCGCGGTATTTTTCCCCCACGCCGAGTTTGAGGTCACCAAACGCCTCACAACCATTAACCACGGCACCGAAAAAGACACCTTCCTGACCAATGGTAAGACATTGACCAAGCCAGGCTGGCTGGCGGTATATGGCCGCGTAGCCGGAGTCGCCACCACCAAGGATGAACTGGTCGCCGTAAACGATGGCGAGAGCGCTCAAACCGAATCAATCGAAGTCGAAGACAAAACCACTAATCCCCCCGCGCGTTACACCGAGTCGACTCTATTGGCTGCAATGGAAGGTGCCGGCAAGTTGATCGACGACGACGAACTGCGTGAAGCCATGGCCGAGCGCGGCCTCGGCACTCCCGCCACTCGCGCAGCCACCATTGAAGGCCTGCTACGCCAAAAATACATCGCCCGCGATGGACGCGACCTCAACGTGACTGGTAAAGGCCTACGCCTGATCGAGCTGTGCGAAGAAATGGACATTAAGGCCCTCAGCTCTCCTTCCATGACAGGCGACTGGGAAGCCAAGCTCAACAAAATGGAAAAAGGCGAGATCAAGCGCGACGCCTTCATGCAAGAGATCAACAGCTTCACTGCGGATGTAGTTGAAAAGGCACGCTCACACATGCAGACCTTGGTCAACCGCGTGTTCCCCGACTTAGAGTGCCCCTGCCCCGCTTGCGGTGCGCCACGTCTGAAACAGACCGACGCCACCTATGAATGCCGCGAACAAGAGTGCGATTTCCGCGTATCCAAGCATATCGCAGGCCGCAAACTCAGCGAGGCAGAAGCCATCGAACTCTTCACCACCAAAGCCTTACCTGAGGTAGACGGCTTCGTATCTCGCTTCAACAAACCGTTCAGCGCCGCCCTCAAGCTGGCGCAATCCGTCTCCAAGACAGGCAAGATCGGCAAGTGGAAGACTGAGTTTGTCTTCGACGGCGACGAAGCGCTGACAGCCGAAGAGCTCAAAGAGGAACAAGTCATCAAGACCTTGAATTTAAAAGATGGCAAACAGGTAAAGCTCTACGCGACTGACAAGGCCTACCACCTACCCGAACTCAAGACCAAGGACTCACCCGATGGTTTCCGCTTGGGCAAAGTCATTCTACAAAAAGAGCTTCAGCCCGAGGAAGTCGAAAAACTTTTCACCGAAGGCAAGACAGCCCTACTTGACGGCTTCATCTCCAAACGCACCAAGCGCGCATTCAAGGCACACCTCACACTCGACTTTGAAACAGGAAAAATAGGTTTCGAATTCGCACCGCGAGCCGCCAAGAAAGCCGCCAAAAAAGCAGTCAAAAAGGCCGCACAATAG
- a CDS encoding nucleoside monophosphate kinase: MASDSATAESKLTESTVEDLEVKDAQIIFNSVWASLEEEKGEENLRFPKEIFWLNGAPGAGKGTNTNFIMQYRDLTAPPLVVSGLLKSPEAQKMKDAGMLVGDREVIEIMLRKLLDPIYKTGAVVDGFPRTKVQVECVKLLYQKLIDLRNKFKETLFSEHFKKPHFHIVVLFIDEKESVKRQINRGLEAQAHNEEVIESGVGELEELRPTDLDPKAALNRYRTFKEKTYGALKDLREIFFYHFINAHGSLEVVRQRIDDELRYQGSLELDENTYDRISSLPVAMSISKHARQDLVDRLDAYVERQEGLFMQVVELIRRDFMPIIERHAISGSAVVNTESGILHNPDALAMLIDIFSERGYHATVDIHREEIPDSIDPKTFKIKTRIKLIYRVRVQFKGSEIRRGR, translated from the coding sequence ATGGCTTCCGATTCCGCCACCGCCGAAAGCAAACTTACTGAGAGCACAGTCGAAGACCTTGAGGTCAAAGACGCTCAAATCATTTTTAACTCTGTCTGGGCGAGCCTTGAAGAGGAAAAGGGGGAAGAGAACCTACGCTTCCCCAAGGAGATCTTTTGGCTCAATGGGGCACCCGGCGCAGGTAAGGGCACCAATACAAATTTCATTATGCAGTATCGCGATCTCACTGCGCCTCCGTTGGTGGTGAGTGGACTGCTCAAAAGCCCTGAAGCGCAGAAGATGAAAGATGCCGGCATGTTGGTCGGTGACCGCGAAGTGATCGAGATTATGCTGCGTAAGCTGCTCGATCCGATTTATAAGACTGGCGCCGTAGTCGATGGTTTTCCCCGCACTAAGGTGCAGGTGGAGTGTGTGAAGCTGCTCTATCAGAAACTGATCGACCTGCGTAACAAGTTTAAGGAGACACTGTTTTCGGAGCATTTTAAGAAGCCTCATTTCCATATCGTGGTGCTCTTTATCGATGAAAAAGAGAGCGTGAAGCGCCAGATCAATCGTGGTTTGGAGGCGCAAGCACACAACGAAGAGGTGATTGAGTCTGGTGTCGGTGAGCTGGAAGAACTGCGTCCGACCGATCTCGACCCTAAGGCCGCGCTCAATCGCTATCGTACATTTAAGGAAAAAACCTACGGTGCTCTGAAAGATCTGCGGGAAATTTTCTTCTACCACTTCATTAATGCCCACGGTTCGCTCGAAGTGGTGCGCCAGCGTATCGACGATGAGCTTCGCTACCAGGGCTCGCTGGAACTCGACGAGAATACGTATGACCGCATCTCCAGCCTGCCGGTTGCGATGTCGATCTCCAAACATGCGCGTCAGGATTTAGTCGACCGTCTCGATGCCTATGTGGAGCGACAAGAGGGGCTATTTATGCAGGTTGTCGAGCTCATTCGGCGGGATTTTATGCCGATCATTGAGCGCCACGCGATCTCTGGCTCGGCCGTCGTGAATACCGAAAGCGGGATTTTGCACAATCCGGATGCGCTTGCCATGTTGATCGATATTTTCTCGGAGCGTGGCTATCATGCCACGGTGGATATTCATCGTGAGGAGATCCCGGATTCAATCGATCCCAAGACCTTTAAGATTAAAACCCGAATCAAGCTGATCTATCGCGTGCGTGTGCAGTTTAAGGGCTCTGAAATTCGTCGCGGTCGCTAG
- a CDS encoding GspE/PulE family protein — MGHLTDAQFKNIIETDEEMSGEAVEVLLATDYKITQHQLLFAKSRAFDLTPINIKRCMVTETTYSKLDKDFCKANKVLPLGFAGDHIIIALSNPFDLHVTSKVHEISGMKVSVLLGLQSEIEKIVDDKGDQHQAVGFGDVVEALGADYESEEDIDEDDFSDEDSAPIIKLANRIIEEAYFSGASDIHIEPFEKETRVRVRVDGVLLNRLTIPTAASGALLARLKVMAQLDIAEKRMPQDGRIIFKQYNKRGVDIDLRVSTAPLNHGEGIVMRILDKQKSTLPLPALGFSDRNLGLYRELIQRPYGMILHCGPTGSGKSMTLYSALNEINNSDICIRTAEDPIEYTLPGLLQMQMQRKIGLTFASALRAFLRQDPDVILVGEIRDRETAGIAVEAALTGHLLFSTLHTNDAPTTVSRLTEMGIEPFMISASLICVCAQRLMRRVCKSCKKNYMPEGNQAEIIQRALSWTGKVPGVNEDGCPACGGNGYKGRVGIHELMATSEELIKAINAGEEAAVIKRIAMRTGMMTLHQDSMLKVKEGLTTMEEALGTVPPDMEEYEIDHNV, encoded by the coding sequence ATGGGTCATTTGACCGATGCACAATTTAAGAATATCATCGAGACAGATGAGGAAATGTCAGGTGAGGCGGTCGAAGTCTTACTGGCTACCGATTATAAGATTACGCAACACCAGTTGCTATTTGCGAAAAGCCGCGCTTTCGATCTGACTCCGATCAATATTAAGCGCTGCATGGTCACAGAGACCACTTATTCCAAGCTGGATAAGGACTTTTGTAAGGCGAATAAAGTTTTGCCGCTCGGCTTCGCGGGGGATCATATCATTATCGCACTCAGTAATCCCTTTGATCTGCATGTCACTAGTAAGGTGCATGAGATTTCAGGCATGAAGGTCTCTGTCTTGCTGGGCTTGCAGTCAGAAATCGAAAAGATCGTCGATGATAAGGGCGACCAACATCAGGCAGTCGGTTTTGGTGATGTCGTGGAAGCACTGGGTGCTGACTATGAGAGTGAAGAAGATATTGATGAAGACGATTTTTCGGATGAGGATTCCGCACCCATCATCAAATTGGCCAACCGTATCATCGAGGAAGCTTACTTTTCGGGCGCAAGTGACATCCATATTGAGCCATTTGAGAAAGAAACCCGTGTGCGCGTGCGAGTGGATGGTGTTTTGCTCAATCGTCTGACCATACCGACCGCCGCCTCCGGGGCTTTGTTAGCGCGTCTAAAGGTGATGGCGCAACTCGATATTGCGGAGAAGCGGATGCCGCAAGACGGACGTATTATCTTCAAGCAATACAATAAGCGCGGAGTTGATATTGACCTGCGTGTATCGACGGCTCCGCTGAATCACGGTGAGGGGATCGTCATGCGTATCCTAGATAAGCAAAAGAGCACTTTGCCACTGCCTGCACTTGGTTTTTCTGATCGTAATCTCGGGCTTTATCGTGAGTTGATCCAGCGTCCTTATGGTATGATCTTGCACTGTGGACCTACGGGTTCGGGTAAGTCGATGACTCTGTATTCCGCGCTCAATGAGATTAATAACTCCGATATCTGTATTCGCACGGCGGAGGATCCGATCGAATATACTTTGCCGGGGCTGTTACAGATGCAGATGCAGCGTAAGATTGGGCTGACTTTTGCCTCTGCTCTACGCGCCTTCCTGCGGCAAGACCCTGATGTCATTTTGGTGGGGGAAATCCGTGACCGCGAAACCGCTGGTATCGCGGTCGAAGCTGCGCTCACGGGGCACTTGTTGTTCAGCACTTTACACACCAATGACGCGCCGACTACGGTGTCGCGACTGACTGAAATGGGAATCGAGCCATTCATGATCTCGGCCTCTTTGATTTGTGTCTGTGCTCAGCGTCTGATGCGTCGGGTGTGTAAGTCTTGTAAGAAAAATTATATGCCTGAGGGGAATCAAGCAGAGATCATTCAGCGCGCTCTTAGTTGGACTGGAAAGGTGCCGGGGGTGAATGAGGACGGCTGCCCAGCTTGTGGAGGGAATGGATACAAGGGACGTGTCGGTATTCATGAGCTAATGGCAACCAGTGAGGAGTTGATTAAAGCAATTAACGCGGGTGAAGAAGCCGCCGTGATCAAGCGGATCGCCATGCGCACTGGTATGATGACTCTCCACCAAGACAGCATGCTCAAAGTGAAAGAGGGCCTCACCACCATGGAAGAAGCTCTCGGAACGGTGCCGCCTGACATGGAGGAATACGAAATCGACCATAACGTCTAG
- a CDS encoding M23 family metallopeptidase, with the protein MKRQQIILLLALLVPLFVRANLIWPTPNPAFQNGESIEAYIQPTVSGVAESGLFGCVRNSGSRFHEGLDLFPVKRDRRGEPLDAVYAVLPGKVVHASRVAGYSSYGRYVVIEHDQEVPSYHTLYAHLASVADGIMPGARVEAGSVLGIMGRSATYTIPTSRAHVHFEIGFRLTDDFQSWYDRQKFGNKNRHGSWNGMNLVSIDPLRFYQAIRHGEAKNLYEHLQRLPAVARIRVYSDRVPSFVRDYPALVTKPFAGQAVVAWDIAFTKYGVPKEWTPRFASEPLQGRPGDVKVIAYNPTLLEEQTCRRVLNVGGSAPSIASGTITTIKKLFGFK; encoded by the coding sequence ATGAAGAGACAACAGATCATTCTGCTGCTGGCTTTGCTGGTGCCTTTATTTGTAAGAGCCAATTTGATTTGGCCGACGCCCAATCCTGCCTTTCAAAATGGGGAGTCCATTGAGGCGTATATACAGCCGACTGTTTCCGGTGTGGCTGAGTCGGGGCTTTTTGGCTGTGTGCGCAATAGTGGCAGTCGTTTTCACGAAGGGCTTGATTTATTTCCCGTTAAACGGGATCGCCGCGGTGAACCGCTTGATGCAGTCTATGCGGTGCTACCTGGCAAGGTCGTGCATGCCAGTCGCGTCGCAGGCTACAGCAGCTATGGGCGCTATGTAGTGATCGAGCATGATCAAGAGGTGCCGAGCTATCATACGTTGTATGCACATTTGGCAAGTGTGGCCGATGGTATCATGCCGGGGGCGCGTGTCGAAGCAGGCAGCGTGCTGGGCATCATGGGGCGCTCGGCGACCTATACGATCCCAACTAGTCGGGCACATGTACACTTCGAGATCGGCTTTCGGCTGACGGATGATTTTCAGTCTTGGTATGATCGTCAAAAGTTCGGCAACAAGAACCGGCATGGCAGCTGGAATGGGATGAATTTGGTGAGCATTGATCCGTTGCGATTTTACCAAGCCATTCGACATGGTGAGGCTAAAAACTTGTATGAGCATTTGCAGCGCCTCCCCGCTGTGGCTCGGATCCGTGTGTATAGCGATCGGGTGCCGAGTTTTGTGAGAGATTACCCCGCGTTGGTGACGAAGCCCTTTGCGGGGCAAGCGGTGGTGGCCTGGGATATCGCATTTACTAAATATGGTGTGCCCAAAGAGTGGACGCCACGCTTTGCGAGTGAGCCATTGCAGGGCAGGCCCGGCGACGTGAAAGTGATCGCGTATAACCCGACCTTATTGGAAGAACAGACGTGTCGGCGTGTGTTGAACGTCGGCGGCAGCGCACCGTCGATCGCCTCCGGAACGATCACTACGATTAAGAAGTTGTTCGGTTTCAAATAA
- a CDS encoding response regulator: MAGRILVLDDEENYAEMLQDLLRENDYRVDMATRPERAIAQLEEIPYDLVISDYKMPVMDGADFLKKARELYPNLPFILVSGLMNTPELVKVANMSVTLVMEKPLDTESFLQHVARFSDPMTDLEKEQCVQEGESAEAEAVALSFPEEPRFFSASSFLANRFLQSAWGIAKEGTELYLLEPKGGDAELAVKDLSRWRGNGDMPVDVFDLPTSNTHAIAQLRAVLADFEKSRVVGVRLKSVDDVTQARKLTEAAQREVEGSESLLIVYIVTVDSDDTSRAAFEELAGETGVVLPPICLRPSDVAVYARRVARIAADRSGRSRSSEFTAEAVYALLSFEWPGNYKQVQEVVHSAVNSSADESITHKVLCEALGESIELVSPDRRIATLMKAEQWRYLQEQMEQGGLTAAELAKKLELDSSVQTRDDLKKMPLLREELSRI; this comes from the coding sequence ATGGCCGGACGAATATTAGTTTTAGACGACGAAGAAAATTACGCAGAAATGCTGCAGGATCTTCTCCGTGAGAATGATTATCGTGTCGATATGGCTACGCGTCCAGAGCGCGCGATCGCTCAGTTGGAAGAGATCCCCTACGATCTGGTGATTTCCGACTATAAGATGCCGGTGATGGACGGGGCTGACTTTTTGAAAAAGGCGCGAGAGCTCTATCCAAATCTACCGTTCATCTTAGTCTCAGGCTTAATGAATACGCCTGAGCTGGTGAAGGTGGCGAATATGAGTGTGACGCTGGTGATGGAAAAGCCGCTGGATACGGAGAGTTTCTTACAGCATGTGGCGCGCTTTTCTGATCCGATGACGGATCTGGAAAAGGAGCAATGCGTGCAGGAGGGAGAATCGGCGGAGGCCGAGGCGGTCGCGCTCAGTTTTCCTGAAGAACCCCGTTTCTTTAGCGCGAGTAGCTTTTTAGCGAATCGATTTTTGCAAAGTGCATGGGGCATCGCAAAGGAGGGCACAGAGTTATATCTGCTGGAGCCGAAAGGGGGCGATGCGGAGCTTGCGGTTAAAGATCTTTCTCGTTGGCGGGGAAATGGTGATATGCCAGTTGATGTGTTTGACTTGCCTACTTCCAATACGCACGCGATTGCTCAATTGCGTGCGGTGCTTGCCGACTTTGAAAAGAGTCGAGTCGTTGGCGTGCGCTTGAAGTCGGTCGATGACGTAACGCAGGCGCGTAAATTAACAGAAGCGGCTCAGCGTGAAGTGGAAGGTTCGGAGTCTTTGCTCATCGTTTATATTGTAACAGTGGATAGTGATGACACGTCTCGGGCAGCATTTGAGGAACTGGCCGGGGAGACGGGGGTGGTTCTGCCCCCAATTTGTCTACGACCGAGTGATGTGGCGGTTTACGCACGTCGAGTGGCTCGTATCGCAGCCGATCGTTCCGGGCGTAGTCGCTCTAGTGAATTTACAGCTGAGGCGGTGTATGCCTTACTCTCTTTTGAGTGGCCGGGTAACTACAAACAGGTGCAGGAGGTTGTGCATTCTGCGGTTAATTCCAGTGCCGATGAATCGATTACGCACAAAGTGCTGTGTGAGGCGCTTGGTGAGTCGATTGAGCTCGTGTCTCCGGATCGTCGGATCGCTACATTAATGAAAGCGGAGCAATGGCGATACCTGCAGGAGCAGATGGAACAAGGTGGGCTGACGGCCGCAGAGCTCGCTAAGAAGCTAGAGCTGGATTCTTCGGTTCAAACTAGAGATGACCTTAAAAAAATGCCACTGCTCCGTGAGGAGCTGAGCCGTATCTGA